The genomic DNA TTAAATATTACCAATTTATTTGAATTTGCTCCAGCTATTGCACTTGGAACATTTTTAAATGCACCAAGCGATGTTCCTGGTAGTTTAAGGCGTAAAATTAATGGTATACTTATAAGTATTCTTTTAACCCTTTTAGTATCATTTATAGTTTTTGTTACAAAACCCTATTTCATATTATTATTAATAGCAATTGCAATTATTAGTTTTTTAGTAAGCCTAATTTCTGTTTATGGCTTTAGAGCATCTTTAATTTCATTTTCTGGCCTACTGGCAATTGTTTTAACATTAGCTGTAGAAAAAACTGATATTAAAGCTATAGTATTACATGTTGGTTTACTTGGTGTTGGCGGACTTTGGTATTTAATTGTTTCACTACTATCTAACTGGTTATTTCCTAAAAAGGATGATGATCAACTACTATCAGACACATTACAACTTACAGGAGAATTTTTAAAAATAAGAGCCAAGTTACTTACCAAACAAAACAAACGAGAAAAAAACGCCAAAAAGGCACTTATATTACAAACACAAATTAGCGAAAAACACGAAACATTGCGTGAATCGCTATTAGAAGGAAGAAAACGTTCTGGTAGATCATTTTCTAATGAGCGTAGGCTTTTAATATTTATTTCACTAGTGGATATTTTTGAGTTAGCTCTAGCAAATTCTTTAGATTACTCAAAAATAGATTCCATATTTGGTTTACATAAATCACATTTAATAGTTTTTAAAAAAATGAATAAAGTTTTAGGCAATCACTTAATTGCTTTATCTGAACTTTTAATAAAAAAAGGAAAACTTCCAAACTTAGAACAATTAAACAAAACATTTGAAAAAACAGAAACTGCAATTCAAGATTATGTAGATGTAGTTACTTTACCAGAAGCTAGAGATGGCGCAATAGCATTAAGAAACCTTCAAGATTACCAAAAACAACTCTTACAAGAAGTAAAAGCTATTAGACGTGTACTTAAAAAAGTAAAAGACAACACTAAAGCATCTTTAAAAATTAAAACCTCTCAACAGTTTTTAACCTCTCAAGATTATAGATTTAATATTCTATTACAACATTTTAGCTTAAAATCACCAATGCTAAGGCATGCTTTAAGACTATCAATCGCTATTGTCTTTGGCTTTTTATTAGGTAGCTTATTAGATTTAAAAAATGCTTATTGGATTGTACTTACCATAATAGTTATAATGAGACCCAATTATGGTTTAACAAAAGAACGCTCTAAAAACCGTATTATAGGTACGTTAATTGGCGCTGTTATAGCAATAATTATTATTTTAATTACTAAAAACACTACAGTTTACATGATTTTAGCTGTAGTATCTTTAACTTTTGCCTTCTCGTTAATACAGCAAAGCTATAAAGCAGGCGCAGCTTTTATTACTTTAAATATTGTATTTGTTTATTCTTTAATAGACCCTAATGCATTTTCGGTTATTCAATATAGAGTAATAGATACTATTATTGGAGCAACTATTGCTATAGTTGCAAACTATCTGGTTTTTCCAAGTTGGGAATATAAAAATCTAGATGCCGTAATTGTTGGCGTAATAACTTCAAACGGAAAATACCTACAAGCCACTAAAGCATTATACCACAATAAAGAAGAAAATAATTTAAATTATAAAATTTCTAGAAAGGAAGCATTTTTAGCTATGAGTAATTTAAACGCTGCTTTTCAACGCGTTACACAAGATCCAAAATCCAAACAAAAAGAATCGGCTTTAATTTACGACATGGTAACTTTAAACCATACTATTTTATCTGCAATTGCTTCAATTGGAAGTTATATACTTAACCATAAAACTACTTCTGCTTCTAAAGAATTTGACACCATTACAGAGAGTATTTTTAACACATTAAACAATACAGCTTCAAAATTAGAAAACAACAAAATAACAAAGCTTACAACAGAAAAAGAAACTGCCCAAGCACATAAAAGACTTCAGCAACATTACGAGAATTTATCTCAAAAAAGAGATATGGCTATAGAAGCTGGACAAACGCAAATAGATAATAAAGCACTACTAAACCTTCAAGAAGCACATTTAATAAGCAACCAACTACTTTGGCTCAAAACGCTGTCTACAAATTTAACCAATGCTGCAAAAAAATATAAGTCGGTTTTTAATTAAAACACGTTTATTAAAACTGCTATAACTTTTAAGTTATCTTTGCATAAAATTAATTACATGTCATTTAAAGATTTAAAACTTAACAGACCATTATTACGTGCCATTGCCGAAAAAGGTTATGATAACCCAACCTTAATTCAAGAGCGTACAATACCTTTAGTTTTAAATAAAAAAGACGTCATTGCCTCTGCTCAAACCGGTACCGGAAAAACAGCAGCTTTTGCATTACCTATACTACAGTTGCTTTACGATAAACAAGATGCTGCCAAAAATCAAAAAAAAGTTCGTGCTTTAATTATAAGCCCTACACGAGAATTAGCAATACAAATTCAAGAAAATTTTCAAGACTATTTAATATATACTAACCTACGTTCTACAGTTATTTTTGGAGGTGCGTCCATAGAACCACAAAAAGATGTTTTAAGAAAAGGCGTAGATATTTTAATAGCTACTCCTGGTAGATTATTAGATTTACACAAACAAGATGAAGTAAATTTAGACTATGTTGAAACCTTAGTTTTAGACGAAGCAGATTTAATGCTTGATATGGGTTTTATAGACGATGTTAAAAAAATTGAAAGACTTTGTCCTGCAGAAAAACAAATCCTTCTGTTTTCAGCAACAATGCCATATAAGGTTGAACAATTAGCAAAAACCATTTTAAACAACCCAAAACGTGTTGAAGTATCCCAGAATTCATCAACTTCAACAAACATAAATCAAGCACTTTATTACGTACCAAAACCTAAAAAAATAGAATTATGTTTACACCTATTACGTAATACAGTAAAAGGTAAAATAATTATTTTTAGACGCACAAAATATGGTGTAGATAAACTTGAAAAAACGCTTTTAAGAAACAATTATAAAGCCGATAGTATTCATGGTGATAAAAGCCAAACCTTAAGACAAGAAGCTTTAAATAGATTCAAGAAAAATGAGGTTAATATTTTAATAGCTACAGATGTTGCTGCGCGTGGTATAGATATAGAAAATGTAGATGCAGTAATCAATTTTGATATGCCAAACGTACCAGAAACTTACGTACATAGAATTGGTAGAACCGGAAGAGCTGGAAATACTGGTATGGCGTATTCATTTTGTTCTGCAGATGAAAAAGAGTATATAAAAACCATACAACAACTTATTAATTTACAATTAGATATTGTAGAAGATCATCCATATCCTTTAGATCCTAAAGCAAAACCTCAAGTTCACAAAAAACAAGGTTCTAAATATAAAAAAGGAAGAAAAAGTGAAGCTTCAAAAAAGAAGAAAAAACGTTGGTATTAATTTTACCAACGTTTTTATTTTTAGTTAAATAGTATTTCAATTAAAAAAGAACAAGCAACAACATACAAATTCTTCTACATTACTTAATTAATATGTACTTTAGTAGCTTAAAATCAACTTTTAAAATGAAACACTATTTAGCAATTTTATGCATGATAACGCTACTCGCATCATGTAAAAACGACAAAAGCTCTACTACAGAAACACCAGACTCTACAGAAAAAAATACAGAATTTAGCGGTATGCTAAACGATTTTTATCAAGACGGTTTAAAACTAAATCCTTTAGCAGCAACCTCTGCAGGAGATAATAGATACAATAATTTACTACCCAATTCTCTATCAGATGAGTTTGCTACAAAAGCAAAAGCTTACTACCAAGACTATAAAACTAAAGCAGAATCTTATACTAATGAGCAATTAACAAAAACACAACAATTAAGTCGTGATGTTTTAATATGGGATTGTAATATAAATTTAGACGGTTTTAATTACAATCAAGATTTAACGCCTATAAACCAAATGTGGACACAGCAATTAACCATTGGTCAATTAGCAAGCGGTAAAAGTGCACAACCTTTTAATACCATAGAAGATTATGAGAATTGGTTACAACGTGTTGATCAATATTTAGAATGGGTAGCATCAGCCGAAGCTAAAATGAAAGAAGGCATTCAAGTAAATCACGTATTACCTAAGTCTTTAATTATAAAAGTTACACCACAATTAAAAACTATAATTGATACTAAATTAGAAGACCATTTATTTTACCAACCTATTAAAAATATGCCTGAAGATTTTTCTGAAGAAGACAAAAAACGTCTTACAGAATCTTATTCAAACATGATAGAAAACAAACTAAAACCTGCTTATACTAACCTTTATACTTTTATGAATGGTGAATATTTAGA from Lacinutrix sp. 5H-3-7-4 includes the following:
- a CDS encoding FUSC family membrane protein; translated protein: MQNKLKTHLITTELFLKGSSFYRGIVLTVAIVLPLAILNITNLFEFAPAIALGTFLNAPSDVPGSLRRKINGILISILLTLLVSFIVFVTKPYFILLLIAIAIISFLVSLISVYGFRASLISFSGLLAIVLTLAVEKTDIKAIVLHVGLLGVGGLWYLIVSLLSNWLFPKKDDDQLLSDTLQLTGEFLKIRAKLLTKQNKREKNAKKALILQTQISEKHETLRESLLEGRKRSGRSFSNERRLLIFISLVDIFELALANSLDYSKIDSIFGLHKSHLIVFKKMNKVLGNHLIALSELLIKKGKLPNLEQLNKTFEKTETAIQDYVDVVTLPEARDGAIALRNLQDYQKQLLQEVKAIRRVLKKVKDNTKASLKIKTSQQFLTSQDYRFNILLQHFSLKSPMLRHALRLSIAIVFGFLLGSLLDLKNAYWIVLTIIVIMRPNYGLTKERSKNRIIGTLIGAVIAIIIILITKNTTVYMILAVVSLTFAFSLIQQSYKAGAAFITLNIVFVYSLIDPNAFSVIQYRVIDTIIGATIAIVANYLVFPSWEYKNLDAVIVGVITSNGKYLQATKALYHNKEENNLNYKISRKEAFLAMSNLNAAFQRVTQDPKSKQKESALIYDMVTLNHTILSAIASIGSYILNHKTTSASKEFDTITESIFNTLNNTASKLENNKITKLTTEKETAQAHKRLQQHYENLSQKRDMAIEAGQTQIDNKALLNLQEAHLISNQLLWLKTLSTNLTNAAKKYKSVFN
- a CDS encoding DEAD/DEAH box helicase, coding for MSFKDLKLNRPLLRAIAEKGYDNPTLIQERTIPLVLNKKDVIASAQTGTGKTAAFALPILQLLYDKQDAAKNQKKVRALIISPTRELAIQIQENFQDYLIYTNLRSTVIFGGASIEPQKDVLRKGVDILIATPGRLLDLHKQDEVNLDYVETLVLDEADLMLDMGFIDDVKKIERLCPAEKQILLFSATMPYKVEQLAKTILNNPKRVEVSQNSSTSTNINQALYYVPKPKKIELCLHLLRNTVKGKIIIFRRTKYGVDKLEKTLLRNNYKADSIHGDKSQTLRQEALNRFKKNEVNILIATDVAARGIDIENVDAVINFDMPNVPETYVHRIGRTGRAGNTGMAYSFCSADEKEYIKTIQQLINLQLDIVEDHPYPLDPKAKPQVHKKQGSKYKKGRKSEASKKKKKRWY